A single window of Myripristis murdjan chromosome 21, fMyrMur1.1, whole genome shotgun sequence DNA harbors:
- the LOC115379401 gene encoding uncharacterized protein LOC115379401, with protein sequence MAGWRRAGILWLVMLCLGEEKVDRLKCPVEFMMTVSGVGRVNISCPPIVAGTEMKFFLLLNFSYIYEADPAKDSESDSAGILFLKESSPALFLVQTNSSGLYSCKRETRYPPPHRDDCITTAVWMAEKQDVPVVNQSVLPANQSSPAESSVLELALWAGCSVLLAYSLSITCICLWTWRKWKMSEEDDIEYVNTKPGEFKRPCRV encoded by the exons ATGGCCGgctggaggagagcagggatCCTGTGGCTGGTGATGCTCTGTCTGGGCGAAGAAAAGGTGGATCGCCTCAAATGTCCAG tcgAGTTCATGATGACGGTGTCTGGTGTCGGGCGTGTGAACATCTCCTGTCCGCCCATCGTGGCCGGCACAGAGATGaagttcttcctcctcctcaactTCAGCTACATCTACGAAGCGGACCCcgcaaag gacagtGAGTCGGACTCTGCAGGCATTCTCTTCCTCAAGGAGAGCAGCCCGGCTCTGTTCCTCGTCCAGACCAACAGCAGTGGGCTGTACAGCTGCAAGAGGGAGACCAGGTACCCCCCCCCTCACCGAGACGACTGCATCACCACGGCCGTGTGGATggcag AAAAGCAGGATGTGCCAGTGGTCAATCAGAGTGtcctcccagccaatcagagttcTCCAGCGGAGTCGTCTGTCCTGGAGCTGGCGCTGTGGGCGGGATGCAGCGTCCTGTTGGCCTACAGCCTGTCAATCACCTGCATCTGCCTCTGGACATGG AGGAAGTGGAAGATGAGCGAGGAGGATGACATTGAGTACGTCAACACCAAACCTGGAGAGTTCAAGAGGCCCTGCAGAGTCTAA